A DNA window from Gigantopelta aegis isolate Gae_Host chromosome 4, Gae_host_genome, whole genome shotgun sequence contains the following coding sequences:
- the LOC121371048 gene encoding interleukin-1 receptor-associated kinase 1-binding protein 1-like, with amino-acid sequence MASYQTTRVFTELKNRQRTISPRKTEYDNERGQSDPLSPTDRDIRVTAVGEVSLPPDRCRITIQVTSKKESPQDAKNSVSRRLDYIIQSLQNHSVKDSDIQTYKHMTRVDCLYHMCVELRVQFADLHKCQTVSNLLVEKLDETVHVSVPEMFHANTSLESLRKQASLVAIHNAKQKAQEMARFVHMSVGRAVYIEEQESREWDGSQENTEPEKSSSIQQQIADATVTVSSRVLAAFELKPKIKKLMK; translated from the exons ATGGCTTCATATCAAACGACACGGGTTTTTACAGAGCTCAAAAACCGACAGCGAACAATTTCGCCTAGGAAAACAGAATATGACAATGAAAGAGGACAGAGTGACCCCTTGTCTCCAACTGACCGAGACATTCGTGTGACGGCGGTCGGCGAAGTGTCTCTACCCCCAGATCGCTGCCGAATTACCATCCAAGTAACAAGCAAGAAAGAAAGCCCTCAAGATGCAAAGAACAGTGTATCCAGGCGGCTAGATTATATTATTCAATCACTCCAAAATCATTCAGTAAAG GATAGTGACATTCAGACCTACAAACACATGACACGAGTGGATTGCTTGTATCATATGTGTGTTGAACTACGGGTACAGTTTGCTGATCTTCACAAGTGCCAAACAGTGAGCAATCTGTTGGTTGAAAAACTGGACGAGACTGTACATGTTTCTGTTCCAGAAATGTTTCATGCCAACACTAGCCTAGAGAGTCTGAG AAAGCAAGCCAGTTTGGTTGCTATTCACAATGCCAAGCAAAAGGCTCAGGAGATGGCTCGGTTTGTTCACATGTCTGTGGGACGAGCCGTGTACATTGAGGAACAGGAGTCAAGGGAGTGGGATGGCAGTCAGGAGAACACAGAACCAGAGAAATCGTCGTCCATCCAGCAGCAGATTGCAGACGCCACTGTCACTGTTAGCAGTCGGGTGTTGGCCGCTTTTGAACTCAAACCAAAGATTAAAAAACTCATGAAGTAG